A single genomic interval of Paenibacillus macerans harbors:
- a CDS encoding glycosyltransferase produces the protein MNILLATYWPFPHIGGVSTYLNILRSRLAEAGHEVEILAQHPGLAHYYLVRGGLRLWKQDFLPQAEEAVKARFRRRKIPLSPWMLWRESEKYAFELACRGLPLQDYDLIHTQDIISTFVLRKAKPGRVPLVATIHGCLATEWAASNEIQARSPLEQHYLSLEEYYGSMSPDGLILPSRWLSGRLSTFGIRHPRAYIIPYGLNQEAYRDRQDKQQMNLRVSSSVRPNKIIACPARLVAIKGQKYLIDAMKLLVQKRSDVVCWLIGDGMMRQDLERQTKELGLEKHVIFWGKRHDVPELIEGADVVVLPSLQDNLPFTIIEAHSLGKPVVASRTGGIVEMVQDGVNGLLAEPGNAVDLYEKLLRLVEDDRLREKQSAEARKHALTVWNDMAMLGQTFEVYGQATVSRPLPLLRQDFVSRLSDDYWANARLAAGHIRNFSILSGTVADAETGLPLPDTPIHLLDTAGVVLRSTASGSGGQFEICDLQPGTYELALSHPQAGLKTRKIAVLSAESTRIDISL, from the coding sequence TTGAACATTTTGTTGGCCACCTATTGGCCGTTTCCGCATATCGGCGGCGTGTCGACCTACCTGAACATCCTTCGTTCCCGGCTTGCGGAAGCCGGGCATGAGGTGGAAATCCTTGCCCAGCATCCCGGCCTCGCACACTACTATCTTGTTCGCGGCGGGCTCCGGCTCTGGAAACAAGACTTTCTTCCGCAGGCGGAGGAGGCGGTGAAAGCCCGGTTCCGGCGGCGTAAAATCCCGCTAAGTCCATGGATGCTCTGGAGGGAAAGCGAAAAATACGCTTTCGAGCTGGCCTGCCGAGGGCTTCCTTTGCAAGACTATGATTTGATTCATACGCAAGATATTATCTCAACCTTTGTACTCCGCAAGGCCAAGCCGGGGCGTGTTCCTCTGGTAGCGACGATTCACGGTTGTCTGGCTACCGAATGGGCGGCAAGTAACGAGATTCAGGCTCGCTCTCCGTTGGAACAGCATTATCTGTCTTTGGAAGAATACTACGGCTCCATGTCCCCGGACGGTCTGATTTTGCCCAGCCGCTGGTTGTCGGGCAGACTATCGACGTTCGGAATCCGGCATCCCCGCGCTTACATTATTCCTTACGGCTTGAACCAGGAAGCGTACCGGGACAGGCAAGACAAGCAGCAAATGAACTTAAGAGTGTCTTCCTCGGTCCGGCCAAACAAAATCATTGCCTGCCCTGCGCGCCTCGTCGCCATCAAAGGACAAAAATACCTGATCGACGCGATGAAGCTGCTTGTGCAGAAGCGCAGCGACGTCGTCTGCTGGCTGATTGGGGACGGGATGATGCGCCAGGATCTGGAGCGGCAAACGAAGGAGCTTGGTCTTGAGAAGCATGTCATCTTTTGGGGCAAACGTCATGATGTTCCGGAGTTGATTGAAGGCGCCGACGTCGTGGTGCTCCCTTCGCTGCAGGATAACTTGCCGTTTACGATCATCGAAGCGCATAGCCTGGGCAAACCGGTCGTCGCTTCCCGAACCGGCGGAATCGTGGAGATGGTCCAGGACGGGGTCAACGGATTGCTGGCGGAACCGGGCAATGCCGTTGATTTGTACGAAAAGCTGCTAAGGCTTGTGGAGGATGACCGGCTCCGGGAAAAGCAGTCCGCCGAAGCGCGAAAACATGCCTTAACCGTATGGAACGACATGGCCATGCTCGGGCAAACGTTCGAGGTTTACGGGCAGGCAACCGTCAGCCGGCCGCTGCCGCTGCTGAGGCAGGACTTTGTTTCCAGGTTAAGCGATGATTACTGGGCGAATGCACGCCTGGCAGCCGGCCATATACGGAATTTTTCCATCCTATCCGGAACGGTGGCCGACGCCGAAACGGGTCTCCCGCTGCCGGACACCCCAATTCATTTGCTGGATACGGCCGGCGTCGTCCTTCGGAGTACGGCGAGCGGCAGCGGCGGGCAGTTTGAAATTTGCGATCTTCAGCCCGGAACCTATGAATTAGCGCTGTCCCACCCCCAGGCTGGGCTGAAGACGCGAAAAATCGCCGTTCTTTCGGCCGAATCAACCCGGATCGACATTTCGCTATAG